The following proteins come from a genomic window of Triticum aestivum cultivar Chinese Spring chromosome 6A, IWGSC CS RefSeq v2.1, whole genome shotgun sequence:
- the LOC123132236 gene encoding uncharacterized protein: MDGACHLSAAALRQGAQLCVLTHQSSCVLTICSRVARGGATNSRVVPATNPGAKAKANTTNFLTGSVQDSSVDCKGSVLVGGACSGSSSPSLQGRCLWNCLLCNCNSSGSGVSKEGLGRAARKGWACRGGCRRTWWTWCGRCSPGGCRRACWSPTRSPAACGPGRLAPSSSAESHFGNGKSSLLTPSFT, encoded by the exons ATGGATGGAGCATGCCACTTGAGCGCCGCTGCCCTACGTCAGGGGGCACAGCTGTGCGTGCTTACCCACCAATCTTCTTGTGTGCTTACCATATGCAGTCGCGTGGCGAGGGGAGGGGCAACAAACAGCAGAGTTGTGCCGGCGACTAATCCGGGAGCAAAGGCGAAGGCCAACACAACAAACTTCCTGACTGGCTCTGTTCAAGATTCCTCCGTTGATTGCAAAGGGTCCGTGCTGGTTGGAGGAGCTTGCTCCGGTTCATCATCACCAAG CCTGCAGGGTAGGTGTTTGTGGAATTGCCTCCTTTGCAATTGCAACAGCAGCGGCAGCGGAGTAAGCAAGGAAGGGCTAGGGAGAGCAGCGAGGAAAGGATGGGCATGCCGCGGGGGCTGTCGGCGTACATGGTGGACATGGTGTGGGCGGTGCTCGCCGGGTGGGTGTCGGCGTGCCTGCTGGTCGCCAACGAGATCGCCCGCGGCATGCGGGCCGGGGAGATTGGCCCCTTCGTCGTCGGCTGAATCTCACTTCGGGAACGGGAAATCCTCCCTTCTGACTCCTTCCTTCAC GTAG
- the LOC123129481 gene encoding uncharacterized protein: MTIGKACAHYMDMVRVEKFREALDDAKYNHNLLQEHLRADEQVAAAGKECDDEAGEALFGEINEEDIAEAVPRRHDHEEVGMSAVPHSDSQFKLHSQCQQAPTPSALQHSLGPPTPRSESRKPPAMGCLGRCWDKCKWPLACFTALAAVIIIVVMVAAYSFAIQPSITVEDASLARFALATTPTTSLGYNLSLRLVVRNRNWATTMKNTEPLEAAYKFDGQQFDRVQVADKGDKHGPRKTRVYRLVTGQESGYVALGNAGVAAYKEQNKTGEFELEVAVTGEVRYTLQLKKNKLAGTCKLKLKLDSPATASVVFERVKCKLEKEKKDNE; the protein is encoded by the exons atgaccatcggcaaggcCTGTGCCCATTATATGGACATGGTGCGGGTGGAGAAGTTCCGGGAGGCTTTGGACGATGCCAAATACAACCACAACCTCCTCCAGGAGCATCTGCGGGCGGATGagcag GTGGCGGCCGCCGGCAAGGAGTGCGACGACGAGGCGGGGGAGGCATTGTTCGGCGAGATCAACGAGGAGGACATCGCCGAGGCCGTGCCCCGGCGCCACGACCATGAAGAAGTCGGCATGTCCGCGG TACCCCACTCAGACTCACAGTTCAAATTACATAGTCAATGCCAGCAAGCTCCAACACCCTCCGCCCTCCAGCACTCTCTCGGCCCTCCAACTCCAAGATCTGAATCAAGAAAACCGCCGGCGATGGGCTGCTTGGGCCGGTGCTGGGACAAATGCAAGTGGCCACTAGCGTGCTtcaccgccctcgccgccgtcatcatcatcgtcgtcatggtCGCCGCCTACAGCTTCGCCATCCAGCCATCCATCACCGTCGAGGACGCCTCGCTGGCCAGGTTCGCGCTGGCGACCACCCCGACGACGTCGCTCGGGTACAACCTCTCGCTGCGGCTCGTCGTCCGCAACCGCAACTGGGCGACGACCATGAAGAACACGGAGCCGCTTGAGGCGGCGTACAAGTTCGACGGCCAGCAGTTCGACCGCGTGCAGGTCGCCGACAAGGGCGACAAGCACGGCCCCAGGAAGACCCGGGTGTACCGCCTCGTCACGGGCCAAGAGAGCGGCTACGTGGCGCTGGGCAACGCCGGCGTCGCCGCGTACAAGGAGCAGAACAAGACGGGGGAGTTCGAGCTGGAGGTGGCGGTCACCGGCGAGGTGCGGTACACGCTGCAGCTGAAGAAGAACAAGCTGGCGGGGACCTGCAAACTCAAGCTTAAGCTCGACTCGCCGGCGACGGCCTCCGTTGTGTTCGAGAGGGTGAAATGCAAGctcgagaaggagaagaaggacaaTGAGTAG